One genomic segment of Pseudoalteromonas sp. GCY includes these proteins:
- a CDS encoding MucB/RseB C-terminal domain-containing protein, with the protein MRALLVVVSVFFSSWLWANESVSAKQLLKDMAEAVHHRNFDASFVVVKGKSMEPYRWLHGNQDGTEFELLSLLNGAGLEMIRIGDKVTYFEPKSEPYTIQTDSIAGPIPEVLFKNIDSLKESYDFVLGGKGRIVDRPAQLVRLEAKDDAKYNYWLWIDTESSLLLKSAYVNQQGELLEQLQLTHISVTETPAEQLLELSQKQFPEAVSGLLKTLENGTKNNWQIGWLPQGFELLKSDRHKLDLNNELADYYLFSDGLVDISVFVQRPLPGQRPSGALSSGATTVYVHNTGAFDVSVVGNIPAMTAKAIAESVKRPL; encoded by the coding sequence ATGAGAGCACTGTTAGTTGTAGTTAGTGTATTTTTCTCTAGTTGGCTGTGGGCAAATGAAAGCGTATCAGCCAAACAACTGCTAAAAGACATGGCCGAAGCGGTGCATCATAGAAACTTTGATGCTTCGTTTGTCGTGGTGAAAGGAAAATCTATGGAGCCTTACCGTTGGCTTCATGGTAACCAAGATGGGACTGAATTTGAGCTTTTAAGTTTGCTCAATGGTGCTGGACTTGAAATGATCCGCATTGGTGACAAAGTGACTTATTTTGAACCAAAGTCTGAGCCTTACACCATCCAAACAGATTCGATAGCAGGTCCTATTCCCGAAGTTTTATTCAAAAATATCGACAGCCTCAAAGAAAGCTATGATTTTGTCTTAGGTGGAAAAGGTCGGATAGTTGACAGACCTGCTCAGCTTGTCAGGTTAGAAGCAAAGGACGACGCTAAGTACAACTACTGGTTGTGGATCGATACTGAGTCATCTCTGTTGCTAAAATCCGCTTACGTAAACCAACAAGGCGAGTTGTTAGAGCAGCTTCAGCTTACCCATATCAGCGTGACTGAGACCCCTGCTGAGCAATTGTTAGAACTTTCACAAAAGCAGTTTCCTGAAGCTGTATCTGGGTTGTTGAAGACACTTGAGAATGGCACAAAAAACAATTGGCAAATTGGTTGGTTACCTCAGGGCTTTGAGCTGCTAAAATCTGACAGACATAAGTTAGATTTAAACAATGAGCTGGCAGACTACTACTTGTTTTCCGACGGCCTTGTCGATATTTCGGTATTTGTACAACGTCCTTTACCGGGCCAGCGCCCAAGTGGAGCGCTTTCGTCAGGTGCGACAACGGTGTACGTGCACAACACAGGTGCGTTTGATGTATCTGTAGTTGGAAATATTCCAGCAATGACCGCAAAAGCAATCGCTGAGTCTGTGAAAAGACCTTTATGA
- a CDS encoding sigma-E factor negative regulatory protein: protein MAQAEKQVTEDLTTSQIFDGDLSLNAETDVRLDEQKFARYALIGDVMRSQKQDTPCIDITSSFAAALEQEQTYSEPAVEQVKETTPKSNVIELSAWRKPFAQVAIAASVSLFAVLGVNTLSTDATLPAGDTLQLQSTPFAGGVSPVSLSTEPALESAAKGIRELQQQRIGALVLEHQRQSRMAYALQQSGENNTTEKQEEKEQ, encoded by the coding sequence ATGGCACAAGCTGAAAAACAAGTGACAGAAGATTTAACGACATCGCAAATTTTTGACGGTGATCTGTCACTCAACGCTGAAACTGATGTTCGTTTAGACGAACAAAAGTTTGCTAGGTATGCCTTGATTGGTGATGTAATGCGTAGTCAAAAGCAAGACACACCTTGCATCGATATCACCAGCAGCTTTGCAGCGGCACTGGAACAAGAGCAAACGTATAGTGAGCCGGCCGTTGAGCAAGTGAAAGAAACGACGCCGAAGAGCAATGTGATTGAGCTAAGTGCATGGCGTAAGCCATTTGCACAAGTGGCTATCGCGGCAAGTGTGTCCTTGTTTGCTGTGCTTGGAGTTAATACGCTAAGCACTGATGCAACTTTACCTGCGGGCGATACGTTACAGTTGCAATCTACTCCTTTTGCCGGAGGCGTTTCTCCTGTTAGCTTATCAACTGAGCCTGCGCTTGAATCAGCGGCTAAAGGCATTAGAGAGTTACAGCAGCAGCGTATTGGTGCATTGGTGCTAGAGCATCAAAGACAATCTCGCATGGCGTATGCGCTGCAGCAATCTGGTGAAAACAACACCACTGAAAAGCAAGAGGAAAAAGAGCAATAA
- the rpoE gene encoding RNA polymerase sigma factor RpoE produces the protein MSEQDLDLDIVKRVQQGDKNAFNLLVAKYQNKVAALISRYVANQGDVADVAQETFIKAYRALPNFRGESAFYTWLYRIAVNCSKNYLVALGRKPPANDVDAEEAEFYDGADQLRSNASPENLLLSDEVKAVIFKTIERLPDDLKTAITLREIEGMSYEEIAVIMDCPVGTVRSRIFRAREAIDNNLNPLIGES, from the coding sequence ATGAGCGAGCAGGATTTAGATCTAGATATAGTTAAACGCGTTCAACAGGGAGATAAAAACGCATTCAACCTGTTAGTTGCCAAGTATCAAAATAAAGTCGCAGCGCTTATTTCTCGTTATGTAGCGAATCAAGGCGATGTGGCAGATGTGGCACAGGAAACGTTCATTAAAGCTTATCGAGCGTTGCCTAACTTTAGGGGCGAGAGCGCATTTTATACTTGGTTGTATAGAATCGCGGTTAACTGTTCAAAAAATTATTTGGTGGCGCTTGGTCGAAAGCCGCCAGCAAACGATGTAGATGCGGAAGAAGCCGAGTTTTATGATGGTGCAGACCAATTAAGATCGAACGCTTCACCGGAAAATCTATTGTTAAGCGACGAAGTGAAAGCAGTGATTTTCAAAACTATTGAGCGCTTGCCTGACGACTTAAAAACCGCAATCACTTTGCGTGAAATCGAGGGCATGAGCTACGAGGAAATAGCTGTCATTATGGATTGTCCGGTAGGTACAGTTCGTTCGAGAATTTTTCGCGCAAGGGAAGCGATAGATAACAATTTGAACCCATTAATAGGTGAGTCTTAA
- the nadB gene encoding L-aspartate oxidase — translation MKNTTHHNTDVVIIGSGAAGLSLALSLANHCNVTVISKGALKEGSTLYAQGGIAAVFDKKNDSIESHVEDTLAAGAGLCDRDAVHYTASNAKNCLKWLIEQGVPFDMEVDSKGKERFHLTREGGHSHRRILHAADATGKAVQTTLISQVQLHPKINILEQYNAIDLIKDKHGDSSDIKGVYVYNRKADRVESISAKFVALATGGASKVYLYTSNPDVSSGDGIAMAWRAGCRVANMEFNQFHPTSLYHPELQNFLITEAMRGEGALLKRPDGTRFMPDFDEREELAPRDVVARAIDYEMKRLGANCVYLDISHKDKEFIIEHFPTIYAKCLSVGLDITKEPIPVVPAAHYTCGGVMTDFNGRTDIDNLYAIGEVAYTGLHGANRMASNSLLECIVFAHAAAKDILAKIDKSPEPSKLPDWDESRVSDSDEEVVITHNWHELRLFMWDYVGIVRSTKRLERALRRVELLQQEIHDYYANFRVSNNLLELRNLVQVAELIIRSALERKESRGLHYTIDFPDMAENPSPTILSPTK, via the coding sequence ATGAAAAATACGACTCACCACAATACTGATGTAGTCATTATTGGTAGTGGCGCTGCTGGACTCTCTCTTGCGCTCTCTTTGGCAAACCACTGTAATGTTACCGTGATAAGCAAAGGGGCGTTAAAAGAAGGCTCCACACTTTATGCTCAAGGTGGCATTGCCGCAGTATTCGATAAGAAAAACGACAGTATTGAATCTCATGTCGAAGACACACTTGCGGCAGGCGCTGGCTTATGTGACCGCGATGCGGTGCACTATACCGCCTCAAATGCAAAAAATTGCTTGAAATGGCTGATTGAGCAAGGCGTACCATTTGATATGGAAGTGGATAGCAAAGGGAAAGAGCGCTTTCATTTAACCCGGGAAGGTGGGCATTCACATCGCCGTATATTGCACGCAGCTGATGCAACGGGTAAAGCCGTTCAAACCACATTAATTAGCCAAGTGCAGTTACACCCAAAAATTAATATACTTGAGCAATACAACGCCATCGACCTCATCAAAGATAAACATGGTGACTCAAGCGATATCAAAGGTGTTTACGTCTACAATCGCAAAGCGGACAGAGTTGAGAGCATCTCGGCTAAGTTTGTCGCTTTAGCGACTGGTGGCGCAAGTAAAGTTTACTTGTATACCTCAAATCCAGATGTTTCTTCGGGTGACGGCATCGCAATGGCGTGGCGCGCGGGTTGTCGCGTAGCAAACATGGAGTTTAACCAATTTCACCCGACCAGCTTATACCACCCTGAGCTACAAAACTTTTTAATAACCGAAGCCATGCGCGGTGAAGGCGCTCTGCTTAAACGTCCTGATGGCACACGCTTTATGCCTGACTTCGATGAGCGCGAAGAACTCGCCCCTCGCGATGTAGTCGCCCGTGCCATTGACTATGAGATGAAGCGATTGGGTGCAAATTGCGTCTATCTGGATATCTCTCATAAAGACAAAGAGTTCATCATTGAGCACTTCCCTACGATTTATGCTAAGTGCTTAAGTGTTGGTTTAGATATCACCAAAGAGCCTATCCCTGTAGTGCCAGCGGCGCATTATACCTGCGGTGGTGTTATGACTGACTTTAATGGTCGTACTGACATCGACAATTTATATGCAATCGGCGAGGTGGCATACACAGGTCTACACGGCGCGAACCGCATGGCGAGTAACTCATTATTAGAATGCATTGTGTTTGCCCACGCTGCCGCAAAAGATATTTTAGCTAAAATCGATAAGAGTCCTGAGCCATCTAAGTTACCAGATTGGGACGAAAGCCGTGTCAGCGACTCGGACGAAGAAGTAGTTATCACCCACAACTGGCACGAACTTAGATTATTTATGTGGGATTATGTTGGCATCGTTCGCTCAACTAAACGGTTAGAACGTGCGCTACGCCGCGTTGAGCTATTGCAGCAAGAGATCCACGATTATTACGCCAACTTTAGAGTGAGTAACAACCTACTTGAATTACGTAACTTAGTACAAGTAGCTGAACTTATCATTCGCAGCGCGTTAGAACGTAAAGAAAGTCGCGGACTTCACTACACCATTGACTTCCCTGACATGGCTGAAAACCCCTCACCTACCATTTTGTCACCGACAAAATAA
- a CDS encoding protein YgfX codes for MVLFSCLAFILFLLFPALWWLVAIVFAVMGYCSWQTVLSRTPKAGTVLMLPKENFVEIQSQTINCKGQLIGATIWFDSQIALKIMDANQAKQQIFLTRRAIPEADWRLLCRTALQAN; via the coding sequence GTGGTTCTTTTTTCTTGCCTCGCTTTTATCCTTTTTCTGCTGTTTCCTGCGCTGTGGTGGTTAGTCGCAATCGTATTCGCCGTGATGGGTTATTGCAGTTGGCAAACTGTTTTATCTCGTACGCCAAAGGCGGGTACTGTACTCATGCTCCCGAAGGAAAACTTTGTTGAAATACAGTCGCAAACGATAAATTGCAAAGGGCAGCTTATTGGTGCGACCATATGGTTTGATAGTCAAATAGCGCTAAAAATCATGGATGCGAACCAAGCTAAGCAGCAGATATTTTTAACTCGACGGGCAATACCAGAAGCGGACTGGCGTTTACTTTGTCGCACTGCGCTGCAAGCCAATTAG
- a CDS encoding FAD assembly factor SdhE gives MVELLPKARVKWACRRGMLELDVILEPFVEQAYDALSDEGKYVFQRLVTCEDPDLFAWFMGHEECPDPELKRMVKLILDRIRV, from the coding sequence ATGGTTGAGTTACTGCCTAAAGCTCGAGTTAAATGGGCTTGCCGTCGTGGCATGTTAGAGCTGGACGTTATTTTAGAGCCGTTTGTTGAGCAGGCTTATGACGCGCTATCCGACGAAGGTAAGTACGTGTTTCAGCGTCTAGTTACCTGTGAGGATCCAGATTTATTCGCTTGGTTTATGGGTCATGAAGAATGTCCAGATCCAGAGCTAAAACGCATGGTTAAGTTAATCCTTGATCGGATCCGCGTATAG
- the ygfZ gene encoding tRNA-modifying protein YgfZ produces the protein MSIARAYALPFKVIRISGQDKLSYLHGQVTQDINLIKEDNFMWSGHCSPKGKLWSVARLTRYQDDYLMLAGVAEAEASLRELKKYGVFAKVDIDFADCEVFGLMTQDSKALATAFGVELSSDASAVDVANGKLLKLADERFVFLAFEGASLPAEVEQQSNPAPFIAASILAGEPSLDADHVDEFVPQMVNLQALNGISFKKGCYTGQETVARMRYLGKNKRAMYIVTGNAAERIEEADIELQIEDNWRRGGKVIQQTFDANSGRYYALAVMPNDTPQDAVLRAKNSPEVSLTIQPLPYSLEDN, from the coding sequence ATGTCAATTGCTCGTGCTTATGCGCTTCCGTTCAAGGTTATTCGCATTTCAGGACAAGATAAACTTAGCTATTTGCACGGTCAGGTTACTCAAGACATTAACCTTATCAAAGAAGATAATTTTATGTGGTCTGGGCATTGTAGTCCTAAAGGCAAACTTTGGTCTGTGGCGCGCTTAACTCGCTATCAAGACGACTACTTGATGCTTGCAGGTGTAGCCGAAGCTGAAGCATCACTTCGTGAGCTAAAAAAGTACGGCGTTTTTGCCAAAGTTGACATTGATTTTGCTGACTGCGAAGTCTTTGGCTTAATGACTCAGGACAGTAAAGCGCTTGCTACTGCCTTTGGCGTTGAGCTTTCGTCTGACGCAAGCGCTGTTGATGTTGCCAACGGCAAGCTGTTAAAACTCGCAGACGAGCGCTTTGTCTTTCTCGCGTTCGAAGGCGCAAGTTTACCAGCGGAAGTGGAACAACAAAGCAATCCAGCACCGTTTATTGCGGCCAGCATTTTAGCAGGTGAGCCAAGTCTTGATGCAGATCATGTGGACGAATTTGTACCACAAATGGTTAACCTTCAGGCCCTTAACGGGATCAGCTTTAAGAAAGGTTGCTATACTGGTCAAGAAACCGTAGCTCGTATGCGCTATCTTGGTAAAAACAAGCGTGCCATGTACATAGTGACAGGCAATGCTGCAGAGCGCATCGAAGAGGCAGACATTGAACTGCAGATTGAAGACAACTGGCGTCGTGGTGGCAAGGTTATTCAACAAACCTTTGATGCTAACAGCGGCCGTTATTATGCGCTGGCTGTGATGCCAAATGACACACCACAAGACGCAGTGCTAAGAGCAAAAAATTCACCAGAGGTGAGTCTTACTATTCAACCTCTACCTTATTCTTTAGAAGACAACTAA
- a CDS encoding FKBP-type peptidyl-prolyl cis-trans isomerase, producing MIIGPNSVVTIHYSVQDKDNNTIDSTFDDEPVIAMLGSGYLIPGLDDALQGKQAGDTFSVTIEPQEGYGERFDELTQAVPKSMFEDMEIEVGMQFRATTDEGDQIVVIIGIEDEEVIVDANHPLSGITLNFDVEVLEVREATAEEVAHGHVHGEGGCGHDH from the coding sequence ATGATTATTGGCCCTAACTCGGTAGTGACAATCCACTACTCAGTTCAAGACAAAGACAACAACACGATTGATAGCACATTTGATGATGAGCCTGTGATAGCGATGCTTGGCTCAGGCTATCTGATCCCAGGTCTTGATGATGCCCTACAAGGCAAACAAGCTGGTGACACTTTCAGTGTGACCATAGAGCCACAAGAAGGCTATGGTGAACGCTTTGACGAACTGACTCAGGCGGTTCCTAAATCAATGTTTGAAGACATGGAAATCGAAGTGGGTATGCAATTTAGAGCTACCACCGACGAGGGCGACCAAATCGTTGTGATCATTGGTATCGAAGACGAAGAAGTCATTGTTGACGCGAACCACCCGCTTTCTGGGATCACGCTGAACTTTGACGTTGAAGTGCTTGAAGTACGTGAAGCTACAGCTGAAGAAGTTGCCCACGGCCATGTTCATGGCGAAGGCGGTTGTGGTCACGACCACTAA
- a CDS encoding DUF481 domain-containing protein, with protein MPFFRTFTLFAVGLVSLPSLATDPFEDFHEYGKMPDDEIHQKHKGEMLYGDVEFGFIVNKGNTQNTSFKLKSNLYQDFPKWRNQFKFNGLYRREQNTETDVEDVSASRYFGSAQGNYKLGDDNASFFMYGDYERDRFNGKEYTTTFALGYGNRVYEGRKNTVDIDIGPGMSISRVDNEIELEPEEDRTEQGQLLRMALQWERNVSKRTRFNQDVSFEQSLSGLNSRLFAESALVTQVIGGIALKFAFIYRYNSQPENEKEKVDTELGATLVYSFD; from the coding sequence GTGCCGTTTTTTAGAACTTTCACTTTATTTGCAGTTGGCTTAGTTTCGTTACCAAGCTTAGCTACGGATCCATTCGAAGATTTTCACGAATATGGCAAAATGCCCGATGACGAAATTCATCAAAAACACAAGGGCGAGATGCTATACGGTGACGTTGAGTTTGGCTTTATCGTTAACAAAGGTAATACGCAAAACACGTCATTTAAGTTAAAGAGTAATCTCTACCAAGATTTCCCCAAGTGGCGTAACCAATTTAAATTTAATGGCCTTTATCGCCGCGAGCAAAATACAGAAACGGACGTCGAAGATGTCTCAGCGTCGCGCTACTTTGGTTCAGCGCAAGGTAACTACAAACTAGGGGACGATAACGCTTCGTTCTTTATGTACGGCGACTATGAGCGTGACAGGTTTAATGGCAAGGAATACACCACGACATTTGCGCTTGGTTATGGCAATCGTGTGTACGAGGGACGAAAGAACACTGTAGATATCGACATCGGTCCCGGTATGTCCATCTCTCGTGTGGATAACGAAATCGAGCTTGAGCCGGAAGAAGATAGAACGGAGCAAGGCCAGCTTTTGCGTATGGCATTGCAGTGGGAAAGAAACGTTTCAAAGCGCACCCGCTTTAATCAAGACGTCAGTTTTGAGCAATCGCTGTCAGGTTTAAACTCCCGATTGTTTGCTGAGTCTGCGCTAGTCACACAAGTGATTGGTGGTATTGCGCTGAAGTTTGCTTTTATTTACCGTTATAATTCGCAGCCAGAAAATGAAAAAGAAAAGGTAGACACAGAACTTGGTGCTACATTAGTTTACAGCTTTGATTAA
- a CDS encoding DUF440 family protein, protein MTARLCSIEEATHQAYDIFLELAPDNLEEHDINMFNEHREDRGFIEESEPDESWSSITAYEQEAEPEHFVQVLVGIEFDDSDQVYAKILISRDLDAPFCHIIWKQ, encoded by the coding sequence ATGACAGCGAGACTTTGTAGCATAGAAGAAGCCACTCACCAAGCATATGATATCTTCCTTGAGTTGGCCCCTGATAATCTTGAAGAACACGATATCAATATGTTCAACGAACATCGCGAAGATCGTGGTTTCATTGAAGAAAGTGAGCCGGACGAGAGTTGGTCGAGCATAACTGCTTATGAACAAGAAGCGGAGCCAGAGCACTTCGTTCAGGTTTTGGTTGGTATCGAGTTTGATGACTCGGATCAGGTGTACGCAAAAATCCTAATTAGCAGAGATTTAGATGCGCCGTTTTGTCATATTATTTGGAAGCAATAA
- a CDS encoding crotonase/enoyl-CoA hydratase family protein, with amino-acid sequence MISFSEANNIAFVTLSRPEKQNALSVEMFVGLDNAIKKIRKSKSIRAVVIQGEGAHFCAGLDVKSVLNKPSGIIKLLKKWLPGNANLAQRVVLGWQALPVPVIAKITGNCLGGGCHIALGADIRLADNSAQLAIMEAKWGLCPDMGGSLLFPATINKDKALLMTVHAQRIDAQQALKDGLITELCDDVDARLSELLTQFTARSPDAIAAIKKVYNRAYNQPARKLLWLETWSQIKLLAAKNTKIAMKNASITDDNKKPFLPRMKW; translated from the coding sequence ATGATTTCATTTTCCGAAGCGAACAACATCGCATTTGTGACCTTATCTCGACCAGAAAAACAAAACGCGCTGTCTGTTGAAATGTTTGTTGGTTTAGATAATGCAATAAAGAAAATTAGAAAAAGCAAATCAATTAGAGCTGTCGTTATCCAAGGTGAAGGCGCACATTTTTGTGCAGGTCTAGATGTAAAAAGCGTGCTGAATAAACCTTCTGGGATCATCAAGCTACTTAAAAAATGGTTACCTGGTAATGCTAACTTAGCACAAAGAGTCGTACTCGGCTGGCAAGCTTTACCTGTTCCTGTCATCGCCAAGATCACAGGCAATTGTTTAGGTGGTGGCTGTCATATTGCATTAGGCGCGGACATTCGTTTAGCCGATAACAGTGCGCAGCTTGCCATTATGGAAGCCAAATGGGGACTCTGCCCTGACATGGGCGGCAGCTTACTTTTTCCTGCCACAATTAACAAAGATAAGGCATTGCTGATGACAGTCCATGCACAGAGAATAGACGCCCAGCAAGCACTAAAGGACGGTCTCATTACTGAGCTCTGTGATGATGTTGACGCTAGACTCTCAGAATTACTCACTCAATTTACCGCACGCTCGCCAGATGCCATTGCTGCAATTAAGAAAGTGTATAATCGTGCCTACAACCAGCCCGCCCGTAAACTGTTATGGTTAGAAACATGGTCACAAATCAAATTGCTCGCAGCTAAAAATACCAAAATTGCGATGAAGAACGCTTCTATAACAGATGACAATAAAAAGCCATTTTTGCCTCGCATGAAGTGGTAA
- a CDS encoding CidA/LrgA family protein — protein sequence MVHRAKLILRFALGFAIILACLFGAKWIIQLSALQIPAALLGMVFLVILLATNIIKVEWLAPAAEPILKYMALFFIPAGVGLVEHLSLFQSHWLMLLLLLVGVPTISLVLLSPIVKSIKFRD from the coding sequence ATGGTACACAGAGCGAAGTTGATATTACGATTTGCACTAGGCTTTGCCATCATTTTGGCGTGCCTCTTCGGCGCTAAATGGATAATTCAGCTTAGTGCTTTACAGATCCCAGCCGCCCTACTTGGCATGGTGTTTCTCGTCATACTCCTTGCCACAAATATCATTAAAGTAGAGTGGTTAGCACCTGCAGCAGAGCCAATCTTAAAATATATGGCGCTGTTTTTCATTCCAGCGGGAGTGGGCTTGGTAGAGCATCTCAGTTTATTTCAATCCCACTGGCTTATGCTACTGTTATTGCTAGTTGGTGTACCAACAATAAGTCTTGTGTTGTTAAGCCCTATCGTTAAGAGTATCAAGTTTCGTGATTAA
- a CDS encoding LrgB family protein, with translation MINLFMVSALTVLLFFSARKLYQRISLPILNPVLICILAISAFLLLTKFDYKVYQQATLPIHYLLEPAVVALAYPLYKQFHQIKPVFFALCLTSWLGVSLSTLSAFLICQFFAADPQLSASMAALSVTTPITLLISDYLGGIPAIAAIMVILIGVFGGVFGLHILHWCKVDHMQAKGTALGVACHAIGTAAAIEHHPMAGAFASAAMTITAMITALWVPLFYHWLATLI, from the coding sequence GTGATTAATTTGTTTATGGTATCAGCGCTCACTGTCCTGTTATTTTTTAGTGCACGTAAACTATATCAGCGCATCTCCTTACCGATATTGAACCCTGTGCTGATCTGCATTTTGGCTATTTCGGCATTTCTACTACTCACGAAGTTCGACTACAAGGTATATCAACAAGCAACGCTACCAATTCATTACTTGTTAGAGCCAGCGGTCGTTGCACTCGCCTACCCTTTGTATAAACAATTTCACCAAATTAAACCGGTATTTTTTGCATTGTGTTTAACCAGTTGGTTGGGTGTCTCACTGTCTACGTTAAGCGCTTTTCTTATTTGCCAGTTTTTTGCTGCCGATCCGCAGCTCTCAGCTTCAATGGCGGCCCTGTCGGTTACAACACCAATCACCCTACTCATTAGTGATTATCTCGGGGGGATCCCCGCTATTGCAGCGATTATGGTGATACTAATTGGTGTATTTGGTGGCGTGTTTGGACTACATATTTTGCACTGGTGTAAAGTTGACCATATGCAAGCGAAAGGCACCGCGCTTGGTGTTGCATGCCATGCGATAGGCACAGCCGCAGCGATAGAGCATCATCCCATGGCTGGCGCTTTTGCTTCAGCGGCAATGACAATTACCGCCATGATAACTGCACTTTGGGTGCCTTTGTTTTATCATTGGTTGGCTACTCTAATTTAA
- a CDS encoding mechanosensitive ion channel family protein produces the protein MINQEIEQIEHYYNIIREYLVTYSFQLLAAIFIFLLGLWLSRKLSKATENLMLKHNIDPALTNFIGNVIKVLIIAMFVIISLGKVGISITPFVAAIGAASLGAGLALQGMLANYGAGLAIIATRPFVIGDTISIKGVNGQVKMIELGHTTLINEDKVEITIPNKHVVGEILHNSFANSLVKGEIGIAYDADYQGALTLINQVLADNAKVSQDPKPQVGIEEFADSAVILSYRYWVPTTSLIETKLEVNQAVFAAIKNAEIEIPFPQRVVKIIQ, from the coding sequence GTGATCAATCAAGAAATCGAGCAAATCGAACACTATTACAACATTATTCGAGAGTATCTGGTGACGTACAGTTTCCAATTGCTCGCTGCGATATTCATCTTCCTTCTCGGTTTGTGGTTATCAAGAAAGCTGTCTAAAGCGACTGAAAACTTGATGCTAAAACACAATATCGATCCTGCTTTAACCAACTTTATTGGCAATGTGATCAAGGTGCTTATCATTGCCATGTTTGTGATTATTTCTCTTGGCAAGGTTGGCATCAGTATCACACCGTTCGTCGCCGCCATCGGTGCCGCGTCTTTGGGTGCAGGTCTTGCACTGCAAGGTATGCTGGCAAACTATGGCGCAGGGCTTGCTATCATTGCTACCCGCCCATTTGTGATTGGCGATACCATCAGCATCAAAGGCGTTAACGGCCAAGTTAAAATGATTGAGCTTGGACATACCACGCTCATCAACGAAGACAAAGTAGAGATCACTATCCCGAATAAACATGTGGTGGGAGAAATTCTCCATAACTCGTTTGCAAACTCTCTGGTTAAAGGTGAAATAGGGATAGCTTATGATGCTGATTATCAAGGCGCATTAACACTTATCAATCAGGTACTCGCTGATAATGCTAAGGTCAGTCAAGACCCTAAGCCTCAAGTGGGGATTGAGGAATTTGCCGACAGTGCAGTGATATTGAGCTACCGCTACTGGGTGCCTACAACTTCACTTATCGAAACTAAATTAGAAGTGAATCAAGCGGTGTTTGCCGCAATTAAAAATGCGGAAATCGAAATTCCATTCCCGCAACGAGTGGTTAAAATCATTCAGTGA